GTCCGCACCATCGAGAATCATATTAGCCGGCTTAAAGAGCGAGGTATCGTATCCCGCATGGGCAGTAAGAAAACGGGCTACTGGAAAATTAATTGAGAACGGTTTCGTATAAATACGGATAATCATCTATATTTGTTCCCCATTCTCTTTTATAGAATCTGTTGGCTTCACATTTATTGTATGTGATGAATAAGGGAAAATTTTAGGCATAAAACTTCGTATTAATTTACTTTCCATATCAAAAAAACATTGTGCGACAGAATCGTTAAACAAAGTGGGGTCTAATGGATATAGGGCATGTGGGTTATGATAAATCATAACTCCTTCACTCCATGTTTCATTAGCATTCTCATCAACATAATAATTAACAACATCAGGTTTATCAGCATTTTCATTATGATTATAAATTGTCATTGTGCGTACTAATAAACTATTTCCATTCCCCATTCCAGCCTGTCTGCCTATCCTGTTAAATTTAGACAATGTTGCTGTTGATGAAAAGATTATAGCACTAATATTTTTATTAGCTTCGTCTAACAAGAATCCTGCAGGAATTTGTGTCCCATTACTTTTTTGGAAAAAATCTATTTTTTGGGGATTAATAACTAATTCTCCTGTTTCTGAGTATTTGTAGTCGTTGTACTTATATCCATATAAGTATTCTACTAATGAATTAAATGACCATGTCATAGACATCGTGTCATGGAAATCCGCAATAGCTATAAGAAAAGGTTTATTTTGGACATGCTTCTTTTCCCAATATTTCTTTTTTGCCTTATCATAAATTGCGCTTCCAAACATCAAAGGAACATTATTTTTTAATTCCGAATTTATTTCATCCGGTGATTTAGGCGTGTAATCAGTGATATTTTTTATATTTTCAGGTTTCCTGCTTATTGTTACTGCTTCGATTGCAATCTCTTTATCCATTTTATTTACAATAAAATCAGGGGCTTCAAAATCTCTTTTAAATGAAAAAGATTGTTCTCTAAAGAAACAAAATAGATATAATTCAAAAATACGAGAGTCAAAGCCATTTAATGATTGAAATTGGTCTATAAAATTCCCGTCAATATCTTTGTAATGGTATGATATTTCTTTAATAACTTCTTTTGCACTTGAATGAAAATCAGATTCTTTTAACAATTTATAGTGAGGATGTATTATTTTTTCATTATCCAAATCTTTAAATAAATCGAAAAAATCACTATAATTATCGTGTTGAATAATAGTATCCTCATTAAATGATTGCTTAATCCATTCTCTTGCTTCCGTAATAGTTTGCATATCAACATTAACCTTCACTGCTCTGTATTGCATAGATTTATCTCTTGATAAAATCCCAGCAGAGTAATTATTATCAATCAAATCCAAACAAATAAAACCAATCAAATCGCTACCATCTGTATAATACTCCAACTCTTTTGTAATCAACCTAACAAAAGGTTCTCTTGAGAACAGAGCTATTATGTCAAAATATTTTTTGGATAAAGGAATTAAATCTTTCATCTCACAGTACTTTAGAGTGTAACTTCGGACTACAACTTGTAGTTCTGCACAAAATTAGTCACAAATAAACACCCAGTAATAAAATACTGGGTGTTTATTAGCATATTCATTTCAAAGATTTATTCTTCCTTGTTGTTGTCATTATTGAACGATAGCGAAAATTGCTGCACCTGACCGAAGCTATCCTCGATGTACACGTCGATGACCTGTTGGCCGGTAGTTCGAGAAGTGTAATACAGCCTGAACTTTTCTTTGGTGAGCGGATAGCGTTCGTTGGGCTTGAAGACTGTACCGTCGTCCATCTTTAACCGTCCCTTACCATCGGGTTGAAAGTACCTTATGGAATAGCGGGTGTTTGCAAACTTACCCTGCCGTTTGAGCGTGCAGCGTATCTCTACCGTCTGTCCTTTGATGATGTTCTTCTGCACGGGCATCGTTTCCACGGTGAACGGGTACGCCTGTTGAATATCCAACTCGTGATTACAAGCAGACAGGCAAAACATGGCGAGGGCAAGCAGCTCCGTCACCCAAATTGCGTTTAATACTTTTCGTTTCATTGTATCCTCCTTTCTCTTTTTAGTGTATCATCCATTTCAGTCCTGCCCCGAATTGCGCATGAAACCGCCCGGTAGATGTGCCCCACAGCACCCGTTCGCGGGCAGTCAGAAGCAGCACGATACGGTCGGACAAATACGTCTCCATTTCGAGGGTGAGTGCTCCGCCATAGACAAAGCCGTCTTTGTTCCGAAGAGTAGCCCCGTCGAAGAGCGTCTTTTCACCCCAATTGCTTGTTTCGTATCCGGCAAGAGCGGATGCTCCGAGCGAAAACAGCAGCGTCTTACCGGGCGTAGAAAGAAAATTCAGGAAGTAACCGCCTTCTCCTGTGAACTGGCTGACGGGGATTCGATTCGCTCTGTACGGATAATACTTGTTCAGGTGCTCTGCGCCAAAGACCCACTGATGGCCGCCTTTAGAGTATGTGGCCATCGACAGTCCGAAAGAATATCCTAACTTATTCCTGCTATCCAGACGGTGCATACCGTCTACCATTCCTCCTGTTATCCGTATGCCCTGCATGCCGGGCAGGCAGCGTTGGGCGTAAGCCTGATTCGTGGAAAACAACGTCCACAGAACCGAGAACATAAATACCAGCTGTTTCATAGACTCACTTCACTTTTAGTTCACTGATTACACGGGCTCTCACAAGATCGGTATTCTCTACGGTGAACGACTGATGGCGTCCACCGTCTTTTTCGTGCAACTCGACCACAAGATGCTTATCGTCGGGAATGGTAAACTTCGGCAGCGTAAAAACGGTTCGCTCCGTTCTCTTTCCTCCGGCACACATCAGATGGTTATACGCTCTGAGCGGGGCAATGACCTGTTCCTGAACAGCGGTGCGCTTGACTACCTTTTTATCGATGATTTTGAACGTGATGTAATCTACGTCGAATGGCACATGGGAAGCGTTTTTCAGTTGTGTATGGAAATAGAGCAATCCGTTGTGCGTGTAAATCCCTTTCAACGTAAATTGGATGCCGAAGCGTTTACTCCCGATATGTTTTATCTCACGCCTGTTGTTTTGATGGATGGATTGCATAATCAGCCTGACGAGCAGGGGCGACTCGTTCCCTAACTCTTTCAGGTAAATATCCATCGCATTGTTCGGGCGGTTCACCGCTTCGCCATCGCGGATAAAGTCGGCCATCTCGATGCTTAACTTGACCGGTTCGTCGGCATACTTCACGTTGAACGTGTAATAGGCTCCATCTTCGGTAATCACCGCCAGATTACTCTCACGGGAGAAATCCCGAAGCGCGGCCTTCACCCGCAGTACGTTTTCCGCCCCGTCGGCTTTGGCGGCCAACAGGTCGGCGGAACCCAAATCCACGTAGCGAATCGCTGCCGGGAAGATGATATGCACGGTTTTGGAGAACGTAACCTCCAGCGCATACGGCGGTATCATGCGGTTAAAGGTGAGCGGGCGTGTCAGCCCTTCAAAATAATCTCCTTTGGAAGGAGAAGAGAGCGTGTCGGCTTGCTGTGCTTGCGCCGTTGTGATGCACCCGATAAGAGCGCATGCCAAAAGAATTGATTTCATACGAATTTGGTTTTAATGATTTTCTGTTTGATACTGTTTGGATATTTTAGTGGCGGATTGTCTCCTTGTGATTTTATGTTTTGGGGAGCAGTAATACTTTGTATCCCGCTTTCAATGTAACCTTGACTTCACGCATCTTTTTGCCGATGTATTGCGAAATGCCCTGCATGGCGTTTCGTCCCAAATCGGCAGCCAGTTGCGAACCCGCATTTCCCCCGATGGTAATGTTGCTCCCCGTAGAGGCTCCCATGTTGGCAGCAATCTCTTTGGCGGCATTGATTTCGGTCGAGTTAGGAACAAAAATGCCTTGCACTCCATCGATGTCGTACACCTCCAGTTCGACCGGGATTACGTTATCGGCATACTGAATGGAGCTGATGGTGATATGCAGGCGTTCGCCTCCGAGCTTGGAGCTCCCGATAAGGATCGTATTGGCCGGTATCAGGAACTGTCCGGCTCTCATCGATTCCAGCAAACGCAGTTGTAGCTCTTTGCCGTTGGACAAGGTTACGGTGCGATATACCGAAGCCCGGATGCTGTTCTTTTCCGTTACGTCTTCCTTTCCGGCAACGGTGATAAAGCTCATATTGCGAGGCCGGGCATACTGTTCCAGAAACGCTTCGTCTTCCATCGGAGCGGATAACAGGGTAACGACGTCCGGCCGTACTTGCGATACGGGGAGAGAAACAGCTTTTTGCGGGAGTTTACCGCTTGTATTGACAGCCTCTTCCGATTGTGTTCCCTGTTGTTCACCCTCCGTTACAGGCTTTGCTTGCGATGCCGCCATATACTTCGCCGCAATCGCATAGGACTTCTCAATCATGTCAAGTTGTTGATCGGTGGAAGATTTTTCTTCCAATTGCCTTTCTAACTCCTGAACACGATACTCCAAGGCGAGTTGTGTCTGCTCGTCCGCTTCTTCTGCGGGTTGGTCGTACCAGCTGCTTAATTGACGGTTGATGTTCTGATAAGCGTGTGCCGAAGAGCGGAGGCCTTCGCTATTACGGGGATTGCGACCATCCGTATAACCGGATGCGTTGTTCGCTTCCGTTACACGGGCATCTGTTACATAATCGCCGTGTTCTTCTTCCGTAAGGAGCGAAAAGTCTTGCAGCGTACGCATCTTTTCCTGCTGCTTGCTTTGCATGGCTTCCCGTTCGTAAGCTTCCCGCTTATCCCCGACAATGGCTTCATCTTTCGGGATAGGCAGTTCGGGATTGAACCCGTCGGACTGCGTATTCTCTTTGTTGCCGGAAGGAGCAAAAATGAACCACATCGCTCCGGCAAAAATCAGGAAGAAGAGCGGGTAAACCAGCATCTTTTTCCGCTTCTGAATCTCTTGCGGAGTAAGCTCCTTTCCGGGTTTATCCGCCTTCTTCTTTTGCTTCTCGACAACTTCCGCTTTCGGGTCGTTGCCTTCATGTTCTTTATTCATCGTGGAATGAGTTTAATTGTTTTTATACTGTCTGTTTGCGATTCCGGTTTCAGATACCTGATGCGCTCTATCGATATATTCCGCTTGCCTTTTCCCAGCTCATAAAGAGAAGAAACGGTCATGTAGAAGGCCAGCATTCCGAAGAGGACAAGCAGGAGAAGTACCGTCCTTATCCGGCTTTGGGGAGACATCTGTTCCAATCGAGAGCGTACGTATCGTTCCGTCCGTTTTTTCAGGATTGCGATGCTGTTTCTTATCATGGCTTACCGGTCTATGGTTCGTATATCCCTGTTCGCGATGATTTCGAAACGTTCCATCATGAACCCGTGCGGGTTATTGTCGCTACGGACGGAGTTACGCAGGTCGCAACGGGTAACGAGGCTTCGCTCCGTTACGTTGCTTGCCCGGATAATCCTCTGTGTGGCATAGACCGTTGTCCTGTAGGGATAAGTGTCGAAGTTGCAGGCAACCGAATCGACCCGGAGCATCTGATGGATATTGCCGGCCACAATCCGGTTGTAATACCCTTTTTCCTGCATATCCTGATAGTAGCGGAAAGCGCTCTTGTCGACCAGAAAGAGGGCCCGGTTGATGTTCGATTCGATGGCATTTCTGTCGGGCGAAAGGGTGAAAAACAGTTCGTGAAAACGTTTGACATGCTCACGGGCTTCGACCGGACGGTTCTGTGCCAAATCCTGCGAAAGCGCCAACATAAGCGACTTGCCTTCATCCAATACATAGATTTTCTGCCGCTGGGCTTCGGCAAAGGAGTAGGAACTCCAAACCGAATACCCGGTAATTCCGGCACATAAAAGGACAAATACAAAGACCATCATCCGTATTTGTCTGAAACTTGTTTCGATATTCTTTAAGCTTTTGAACTCCATAGTTTTTGTTTTTGATTTTACTTACCGAGCAACCGGCCTCCTACATTTCCGAGTGTGGCTCCCGCGACTCCGCTTGCCACCCCTCCGGCCTTGCCTGCCGTTTTGTTTACCGCGCTGCCGTATGCTCCGGCCCCTCCGGAATGGATAATCCAACCGGCAACCGTTGGGATCGTAAAGTAGCCGACGATTCCGATAACCAGAAAAACGATGTAAAGGCCGTTCGATCCGTCGGGAACGTAATTGGGGTCTTGCAGCAGAGCAATATCCTGTTGCAGCATCAAGGCCTGAATCTTCGACAGGACTGCCGAAAAAAGGTCGGCCACGGGTAACCAGAGATAGACCCCGATGTAGCGTGCCAACCACTGGGTGAGTGTCGCCTGAAATCCGTCGTAAACGGAAAAAGCAAAGGCTATCGGCCCTAATATGGACAGTACGATGAGAAAAAACGTACGTATCGTGTCGATACTCAAGGCTGCGGCATGGAAAAGCAGTTCGAAAAAGTTTCTGACAACCTCCCGAAACCACGTCTTGATGTCGTACCAAAGCCTTTCTCCCCACATACCGATGATTTCGGGAGTATCCATGATACCCAGGTCTTTCATCTTCTGGTCATAGGCTTCGTCATCGACCAGCCACGCTTTACCTTCCCGCAACCGGGCTTCGTAACGGAGCTGGTCTTTCTGTTGTTGCAATGCCTGCACATCGGTTATCTGGCTCTCCATGACGGTATGCGATCCTTTGACGATGGGACTCATCACGGCGTGAATGCTTCCCAAAACAAGTGTCGGAAAAAACAGGATGCACAGGCCGATCGCAAACGGACGCAACAAAGGAAACACGTCGATGGGTTCGGCACGCGCGAGTGCCTGCCAAACCCTGTAGGCCACATAGAACAAAGCTCCGAGACCGGCTAAGCCTTTGGCTACGCCGATCATGTCGGAGCAAAGCGGCAACATCTCCTGATAGAGATTGGCAAGAAGCTGATGCAGATTATCAAAGTTCATGTCTTCTTCTCTTTTTTGAGTTACCAGTAACGTTCGGAAGGACTGCCATACAACGCCAATACCCGTTTCATGTCATTTTTCTCTTTTGCCCGGATGTACGATACCGAGATACTTTTCCGGGTATAGTACTTCGTCAGGTTGCGGTACTCCAACATCTTGTTGTATATCTGGTCGATGGCATCCATCCGCTCCTTGTCGGACAGCGATAGCCCATTGCCCTTGGTTACGATGTTTTTCAAGTCCGAAACCAAAGCGCCTCCTTCTGCCAACAGTTTGGCATATCCCGTAGAGATCGCCGTCAATTCATCGGGAGAAAAATTCGGGTCGCTTACCATCTTGTTGAATCCGTTCACGTAGATATCCGTAATTTCGCTCACCATTTCGATGGTCAGCTTCACCTTGCGGGCATCTTTAATCAGGCTGTGTACGGACTTCAGCGCGTCGTAATACTCTTTTCCCTGCTTGTAGATTTTAATGCTTTCATTCAGGTTTTTAATCATATTCGCTGCCGTAGAAGTTCCCTGCACGGCGCTGATGATGTTTTGTACCAAATTGGTCGGGTCGGTTACCACCCACTGTGCTTTGGCCTGATAGGAACACACGGAAAGAGCCGCTACCAGACACGATAAAATAATTCGTTTCATGTTCTTTGATTTTTAATAATTGATAATGATTCGTTTCTAATAAAAGGAAGTTTACAGGCTTTCCCTGCCTTGCCGTTCTCTTTCGGCCATCTGTTTAATCGCCAACTCCATATTGCCGTCCAATTGTTCGGTCAGACGCAACACTTCCAGTTTTTCAGACTCTTCGGTCGTGTACGTGTAATACTCTTCCAAACTAACCTCAGTGGCATAAACCGCCGATTGTACACCGCCCAGCCCAAACCACACCTCCTTATATTTACGGCTGGGCACATTCGACATATTGATGGAAAGGATCTGCGACTTCTCCTTATCCGTCAGGCCGAGTAAAGCCTGAATGCTGTCGAACTTATTCATGTATTTGCGCTGGTCAAGCAGAATCTTACAATCACTGTTGTTAATGATACTCTCCTTGACGATAGGCGAGGCGATGATATCATCGACCTCCTGCGTCACCACGATAGCTTCACCGAAAAACTTGCGGACGGTCTTAAGTAGGCTAAGCACCCAGCGCCTTATCATATTTCTATGGTAGGTTTCCAAATGCTCGCCCCCGAACCGGACTTACACCTCTCAGCGTATCCGGCTCTCCACTAATTTCAGTCTATCTTTCCGTCATGTATCTTCTTGTGACAACTCCTGCACACGGCAATCGTCTTGCGTTTGCGGGCAATCATGTGTCGTTCCCAGCTTTCCTTACCCTGCAAGTTTTTTAGTTTTCTTACATGGTGCATAACAAGGTCGTCTGTCGCTCCACATAATTCACACTCACGGGCTTTCAGTCTTTCAACAAGGCTTGTCCGCCCCGCAGTATAAATTGTTCGTGGCATAATGTCACATTCCGATTTATAGGTGGGCTTCTTTCGTTTGAAGCCACCGTCGTAAAAGTATCTTTCCTTTACACCTGTTTTAGTCATGTGTTTTATGATAAACCTACCGTTCTTACGATATTTTTTGTTTACCTCACGTGTGCGGCACTTGTATTTGCCTGCAAACGTTTTGTACATGCTGTATTCCATGATGTACTTGAAATTATTCAAGGCATGGGCGCAGTTGTTGGCTATGGAGTAATAATTAGAGACCTTTGCACGGCGATTAGTGTGTATTTTGTTTGTTAATTCATTGTATAATAGGGAGTTATTTTGTATATTTGAGTATTAAAAACAGCATAATATTCCTCCCATGGCATACCAATCCAAGAATACCGATGAACATGTAACATTTGCAGACGCACTCCTTTCAAAGCGTTATCGCAAAGCACAAAACGACTTCCTCAATCAGGTTGACAGGCTTATCGATTGGTGTCCGATCAGGACGCTGATCAACAAGAAATACACGAAGCGACAAAATGCCATCGGCGCCCCGGCTTATGACGTGATTCTCTTATTCAAGATGTTGCTTTTGGAGACATGGTACAACCTCAGTGATTGTGCTTTGGAGGAGCGCATCAATGATTCAATCACCTTTTCCCGATTCTTGGGGCTGAAGATGGAAGAGGTATCTCCCGACCACAGCACCATCAGTCGATTTCGTTCGGCACTGACAGAGTTGGGTCTCATGGACAAACTATTGGCGCAGTTTAACAAACAACTTTCGCGCCATCACATTTCGGTCAGGGAAGGGGTGCTTGTCGATGCAAGCCTTGTGGAGACGCCGCATAAACCCAACGGAAGCATTACGATTGAAGTCGCAGACGACAGGCAAGACAATCGGAGCGAGGCGGAAAAAGAGGCAGAGGAGGATTATCAAAAACAGGTTGTCCGCCGGCGTAAAGGGACGGATGAAGAAGCCCGTTGGGTTTACAAACAAAAGCGTTATCACTACGGATACAAAAAGCATTGTCCGGCCAATGTTCAAGGCATTGTTCAAAAGGTGATAACAACTGCAGCGAACCGCAGTGACACGAAGGAGTTTATTCCGCTATTGCAGGGTGCAAACATACCTCAAGGCACAGCCGTCTTGGCGGACAAAGGATATGCTTGCGGGGAAAATCGTTCCTACCTGCAAACCCATCACCTTCAAGACGGCATTATGCACAAGGCACAACGCAACAGGGCATTGACCGAGGAAGAGAAGCAAGGAAACAAAGCAATCGGTCCGATACGGAGCACCATCGAACGCACCTTTGGCAGTATTCGGCGGTGGTTTCATGGCGGACGATGTCGATACCGGGGACTTGCCAAGACCCATACTCAAAACATTCTTGAAAGCATCGCCTTTAATTTATACAGAACGCCGGGGATAATTATGTCCTCATCCGTAGGATAAGGCATAACCCCCCTTGAGGAGCTCGTGCAAGTAGCTCCTCAAGGGGGGATTTACAACTACTTTCACTCCTTACTGCCACCCCTTTCACTCGCTCCTTTTATGCCAAGAACTCCTCTTCCCTCCATCTCCTTATTTTTCAAAGGTCTCAAGACGTCAGTTCGGCGTAAGAAAACGCCAATGTATTCGTTCCCTGATTAGTGGTTAACGCACTAACATTTTGTATGTTATAGGTTGTACCGTTCAGGCAATTGTATAGGGGGCAATCCTGCTTTTGCTTGGATCGAACCAACATTGAAATTCGGATTGCTTTTGACAGAATGTTGCAGTCCGCACAGGAAGATGGGCTATACCATAGGGCAAGATGGCGGTACTCCGTAGAGGATGACGGGCTACCCCGTATGGCTCTTCGAGGTACGCTGTAGAGCTCTTCGAGGTACGCTCTACAGCGTAGCGAGCCGAGCCGTAGAGTTCCGCTCCGGGAGCCGTAGAGGTAGGTGGCCGAGCTGAGCCCTAGAGCCCGGCGCGGTGAGCCCTACAGCGTAGCTCGAAGAGCCGTAGAGCACAGCTCGGTACGCTCTACGGCGTAGCCCGAGTCGCTGTAGGGCGTAGCTCGACCCCCTTTCGGCGTATGTTCCGAACGGCTATAAAACAATGCGGATTCGATCTGAAGAAAATATGCAATATGCTGTTTGTCAGCGTATTTCATTTCTCGGTTGAGAAATTTCAGCTTCGAGAGGCTTCGACATCCAATGAGACGTCAAACTTTTTCCCTTTCATTTTCTGATTCGATTATAGTCAATATCCCAACAAAAGAGAGTTGGCACCATATCGCTTACATCGAACTCACGTCTAAGGGATCCCTATCGAGACTCCTAAGGGATCTCCATCGAGACTCCCAAGGGATCTTCATATTATCAAGTATGGAGGCTTTATGGTATAAAGGGGTAAGACTTTTAAGTATAAAGTGCTATGTTCTCTCGCCGGTGAATATTCGGCCGGAACAGGCAGGCATATGGAAGGCGTGGCAAGATTGCTCCGAGGGGTGAACAAAAGGGGATATTTTTCGGTTAGAGAATATAGAAGTCAATAATCATCGGGTTTCACTGTGTAGGCCCGAATAATAAATTACAGAACAATGAAAATAAGCGAAAACGTAACTAAAGCGATCAATGACCAAATCAAGGCCGAAATGTGGTCTTCAAACCTCTATCTGTCCATGTCTGTGCATTTTGCGCAGGTAGGGTACAACGGCTTTGCTCATTGGCTCAAAAAGCAGAGCCTCGAGGAAATGGAGCACGCCTACGATATGATGGACTACCTCCTGAAGCGTGGCGGTGAGGTGAAGATAGAAGCTATCGATGCCGTGCCCCAGAAGTTCGGCTCTGTATTGGAGGTATTCCAACAGGTGTACGAACACGAGTGCAAAGTGACCGAAATGATCGAGGCTGTCGTAAGGGCTGCTTCCGAAGCCGGAGATATGGCATCACAGGACTTCTTCTGGAAGTATATCCGCGAGCAGGTAGAAGAGGAAGCCACTGCTGCCGAAATCGTCGAAACGATCCGTCTCTCTCAGGAGCAGAATCTGATCTTCATCGATCATCAGCTCGCCCGGAGATAAACCCCGCCTGCCGTTGGCAAAGGTCGGTACCAAAATAAAGAGGCTTCCTTCTCCGTCCCGAATGGACAAATGAAGGAAGCCTCTCTTATTGTATTTATGAGACCTTTGAAAAATAAGGAGGTGGAGGGAAGAGGAGTTCTTGGCATAAAACGGAGGGAGGGAAAAGGGTGGCAGTAAGGAGTGAAAGTAGTTGTAAATCCCCCCTTTGAGGAGCTACTTGCACGAGCTCCTCAAGGGTGGTTATGCCTTATCCTACGGATGAGGACATAATTATCCCCGGGGTTCTGTATAAATTAAAGGCGATGCTTTCAAGAATGTTTTGAGTATGGGTCTTGGCAAGTCCCCGGTATCGACATCGTCCGCCATGAAACCACCGGCGAATACTGCCAAAGGTGCGTTCGATGGTGCTCCGTATCGGACCGATTGCTTTGTTTCGTTGCTTCTCTTCCTCGGTCAATGCCCTGTTGCGTTGTGCCTTGTGCATAATGCCGTCTTGAAGGTGATGGGTTTGCAGGTAGGAACGATTTTCCCCGCAAGCATATCCTTTGTCCGCCAAGACGGCTGTACCTTGAGGTATGTTTGCACCCTGCAATAGCGGAATAAACTCCTTCGTGTCACTGCGGTTCGCTGCTGTCGTTATCACCTTTTGAACAATGCCTTGAACATTGGTCAGACAATGCTTTTTGTATCCGTAGTGATAACGCTTTTGTTTGTACACCCAACGGGCTTCTTCATCCGTCCCTTTACGCCGGCGGACAACCTGTTTTTGATAATCCTCCTCTGCCTCTTTTTCCGCCTCGCTCCGATTGTCTTGCCTGTCGTCTGCGACTTCAATCGTAATGCTTCCGTTGGGTTTATGCGGCGTCTCCACAAGGCTTGCATCGACAAGCACCCCTTCCCTGACCGAAATGTGATGGCGCGAAAGTTGTTTGTTAAACTGCGCCAATAGTTTGTCCATGAGACCCAACTCTGTCAGTGCCGAACGAAATCGACTGATGGTGCTGTGGTCGGGAGATACCTCTTCCATCTTCAGCCCCA
This genomic stretch from Porphyromonas gingivalis ATCC 33277 harbors:
- a CDS encoding IS5-like element ISPg8 family transposase; this translates as MAYQSKNTDEHVTFADALLSKRYRKAQNDFLNQVDTLIDWRPIRTLINKKYTKRQNAIGAPAYDVILLFKMLLLETWYNLSDCALEERINDSITFSRFLGLKMEEVSPDHSTISRFRSALTELGLMDKLLAQFNKQLSRHHISVREGVLVDASLVETPHKPNGSITIEVADDRQDNRSEAEKEAEEDYQKQVVRRRKGTDEEARWVYKQKRYHYGYKKHCLTNVQGIVQKVITTAANRSDTKEFIPLLQGANIPQGTAVLADKGYACGENRSYLQTHHLQDGIMHKAQRNRALTEEEKQRNKAIGPIRSTIERTFGSIRRWFHGGRCRYRGLAKTHTQNILESIAFNLYRTPGIIMSSSVG